From a region of the Rhizophagus irregularis chromosome 3, complete sequence genome:
- a CDS encoding uncharacterized protein (CAZy:AA5; SECRETED:cutsite_VNA-LP; SECRETED:prob_0.7942); SECRETED:SignalP(1-26) has protein sequence MNVKLVLFAFLFGGLILLNDKTNVNALPALQARQDPGSTLGAFKIVGKSGVNAMHAVLVSPRKVVFVDKLENNALKRPDGLSALSSEYDLDTNTAKPLGIYTNTFCSSGSWLGNGTLVEAGGDKGDANYRSGIQTLRLYDPSVGDWVELEGIVPSNRWYPAMVTLPNGNVMILGGSTAATGVNRAEIDNPTYTIFPPPNGGPLTDTAFPFLSSLLPYNLYPMVHVIPNYEGKTQLFIFANQNGIAYDLDTGTTITTYPKIPGGIRSYPLTGTSIIIPLDPTDYYKPTVMICGGNKVYELTSPAEASCGRLELTTPNAAWEMDEFGGQGRVMPDATFLVDGSILFVNGAATGFAGYRKGGGANALWVNENPVFTPFLYDPFAKTYKTLAASTIPRMYHSVSTLIPDGSVLIAGSNPQGSVSLNVKYSTEYRVEIFYPPYLYSSTPRPNIISLQTSPINENRIPVSYGQEVTMVIQVKSDGGNQPVLKACIIHHGFITHSQNFSQRYVYLEITNFWADSSAADQYILTIKLPPNPTIISPGPSYIYVFNGDAPPVSGVQVLLQQAA, from the exons ATGAATgttaaattagttttatttgcATTCCTCTTTGGAGGATTGATTTTACTAAATGACAAAACAAACGTAAATGCATTACCTGCATTACAAG CACGCCAAGATCCAGGTTCAACGCTTGGAGCTTTTAAAATTGTTGGAAA GTCCGGAGTCAATGCCATGCATGCTGTCTTGGTATCTCCTAGAAAAGTAGTATTTGTAGACAAAc TTGAAAATAATGCGTTGAAGAGACCTGATGGGCTTTCCGCGTTATCATCAGAATATGATTTAGATACAAATACAGCTAAACCACTTGGAATTTACACAAATACATTTTGTTCATCAGGTTCATGGTTAGGGAATGGAACTTTGGTTGAAGCGGGAGGTGATAAAGGAGATGCAAATTATCGTAGTGGTATACAAACGCTTCGTTTATATGATCCATCCGTTGGAGATTGGGTTGAATTAGAAGGAATTGTTCCATCAAATAGATGGTATCCAGCTATGGTAACCTTACCTAACGGAAATGTAATGATTCTAGGAGGTTCAACTGCTGCTACAGGTGTTAATAGAGCTGAAATTGATAATCCAACTTACACAATCTTTCCACCTCCAAATGGTGGTCCTTTGACAGACACTGCTTTTCCTTTCTTAAGTTCCCTTTTACCATATAATCTTTATCCAATGGTACATGTAATTCCAAATTATGAAGGAAAAACTCAACTTTTCATATTTGCGAATCAAAATGGAATTGCTTATGATCTTGACACCGGTACAACTATTACAACATATCCAAAAATTCCAGGTGGTATTCGTTCATATCCATTAACTGGAACTTCTATTATTATACCACTTGACCCTACGGATTATTATAAACCAACTGTCATGATTTGTGGTGGTAATAAAGTTTATGAACTTACATCACCAGCTGAAGCTTCTTGTGGTAGATTGGAATTAACTACACCAAATGCTGCATGGGAAATGGATGAATTCGGTGGTCAAGGACGTGTTATGCCTGATGCTACCTTTTTAGTGGATGGGTCCATCTTGTTTGTTAATGGTGCTGCAACTGGTTTCGCTGGTTATCGTAAAGGTGGAGGCGCTAACGCTTTATGGGTCAATGAAAATCCCGTGTTTACTCCATTCCTTTATGATCCATTTGCTAAAACGTATAAAACTCTTGCTGCTTCCACTATACCCAGAATGTATCACTCTGTTTCTACTTTAATACCTGATGGATCTGTACTTATTGCCGGAAGTAATCCACAGGGTAGCGTCTCtcttaatgttaaatattccACTGA ATATCGTGTTGAAATTTTCTATCCACCTTATCTTTATTCATCAACTCCTCGTCCAAATATTATTTCTCTTCAAACTTCCCCAATTAATGAAAACAGAATTCCTGTAAGTTATGGCCAAGAAGTCACTATGGTTATACAAGTTAAATCTGATGGTGGTAACCAACCAGTTTTGAAAGCTTGTATTATACATCATGGTTTCATCACACATTCACAAAATTTCAGTCAACGTTATGTTTATCTTGAAATTACAAACTTTTGGGCCGATTCATCAGCTGCtgatcaatatattttaactattaaattaCCTCCAAATCCTACAATAATTTCTCCTGGTCCTTCTTATATATACGTTTTTAATGGAGATGCACCTCCTGTTAGTGGTGTTCAAGTTTTACTTCAACAAGcagcttaa